Proteins encoded by one window of Sulfurospirillum barnesii SES-3:
- a CDS encoding MBL fold metallo-hydrolase RNA specificity domain-containing protein: protein MAKVTSYGGASMVTGSCHLVEIHSIKILIDCGMIQGELWHDNYQPFGFDASQIDYLLLTHAHADHIGRVPKLVKEGFRGEIIATEASLDIAYIMLLDSAALLMEEYESQLRKALRRGDEALVQEPLYTKEHVEDVFAQKKRYARYDEKIKIAPFLEISFHNAGHIMGSAYIALHFREENGEEKRVIFSGDLGSKHRLLLNQLTPLSHANTLFIESTYGDREHRNLKESIQEFKDVVIETLQAGGNIVIPSFALERTQEILWLLRQMHQEGLLQNCHVFLDSPLAIEATKIYHKYPFHLNQELGLHVSLGDDPFSFPQLHLTQRRKDSMEINEVEKKAIIIAGSGMCTGGRVLHHLKQRIWNPKNAVVFVGFQVKGTLGRDIVDGEQFIRIYGEEIKVRAKIHTINGFSAHADRLDMLEWIRNIEGLTHVYLIHGEVDKLELFKSYLKENTHSKVHIVEKNETIYF from the coding sequence ATGGCAAAAGTGACATCATACGGTGGGGCTTCTATGGTGACAGGTTCGTGTCATTTGGTTGAAATTCATTCCATTAAAATTTTAATTGATTGTGGGATGATTCAAGGGGAACTCTGGCACGATAATTACCAACCCTTTGGCTTTGATGCATCACAGATTGATTATTTACTGCTGACCCATGCGCATGCTGATCACATTGGGCGTGTGCCCAAACTGGTGAAAGAGGGATTTCGTGGAGAGATTATAGCAACAGAAGCAAGCTTGGATATAGCATATATTATGTTACTAGACAGTGCGGCTCTATTGATGGAAGAGTACGAGAGTCAACTACGAAAAGCTCTAAGACGAGGTGATGAAGCGTTGGTTCAAGAGCCTTTGTATACCAAAGAGCATGTCGAAGATGTTTTTGCCCAAAAAAAACGCTACGCTCGCTACGATGAGAAAATCAAGATTGCTCCATTTTTAGAGATTAGTTTTCATAATGCAGGGCACATTATGGGCAGTGCGTATATTGCTCTGCATTTTAGGGAAGAAAATGGCGAAGAAAAACGGGTTATTTTCTCAGGCGATTTGGGCAGTAAACACCGTCTTTTACTCAATCAGCTGACTCCTCTTAGCCACGCCAATACCCTTTTTATTGAGTCAACCTATGGTGATAGGGAACATCGTAACCTTAAAGAGAGTATTCAAGAGTTTAAAGACGTTGTGATTGAAACGCTTCAAGCAGGGGGGAATATTGTAATTCCTTCTTTTGCGCTGGAGCGAACGCAAGAGATTTTGTGGTTACTTCGCCAGATGCATCAAGAAGGGTTACTTCAAAATTGCCATGTTTTCTTAGACAGCCCCTTAGCCATTGAAGCAACAAAGATTTATCACAAATACCCTTTTCATCTCAATCAAGAGCTGGGTTTACATGTAAGCTTAGGGGATGATCCTTTTTCGTTTCCTCAATTGCATTTAACCCAACGCAGAAAAGATTCTATGGAGATTAATGAGGTTGAAAAAAAGGCGATTATTATTGCTGGAAGTGGTATGTGTACAGGGGGCAGGGTACTGCACCATTTAAAACAGCGTATTTGGAACCCAAAAAATGCTGTTGTTTTTGTAGGGTTTCAAGTTAAAGGTACACTTGGGCGTGATATTGTTGATGGAGAGCAATTTATTCGAATTTATGGGGAAGAGATTAAAGTAAGGGCTAAAATTCATACCATTAATGGTTTTTCAGCCCATGCAGACCGTCTTGATATGCTTGAATGGATAAGGAATATAGAGGGTTTAACTCATGTTTATTTGATTCATGGTGAGGTCGATAAATTGGAACTTTTTAAAAGCTATTTGAAAGAAAATACACACAGCAAGGTACACATTGTCGAAAAGAATGAGACCATTTATTTTTAA
- a CDS encoding putative bifunctional diguanylate cyclase/phosphodiesterase, translating to MRTMMSSLRIVFFYTFFGILWILFSDALLSFFIDDANTLSALQTYKGLFFVVITSLLLYFLIKRKIDEINAIQERLLEHQQRLEYVIEGANLGYWDWDYVHNSQWVNDKWLFFLGLKREDIEASVTDWSNRIHPSDKIIAQKAIESTIRHNKPYVIEFRMLHKDGHWVWIEGSGAVVKRDEKTGAPLRLAGTHRDISERKHSQAEMLFLALNDPLTKLPNRIYLREEFEKRCMNELPSMAFLFLDLDYFKTINDMYGHSVGDKVIKIVAKRFEKCLQENDFLARVGGDEFVVLTEGHLHVSTLCEALVASLLEPIFLEKDVFSLGVSIGVALSPHDGTNFEALFKNADTAMYEAKSRGKNRYVFYTQDMTDTIFRASKLDTEMKRAIERDEFIVYYQPQIDLQTGGVVGIEALVRWNDPIKGMIPPNAFIPRAEENRMIIPLGEMVMKKALSQLKVWQDEKLFKGRMAINISGIQMEEENFVEKIETLRQGIGVDASSIELEMTESYIMTKAASSIAMLQELKQLGFSISVDDFGTGYSSLSYLKQLPLDKLKIDRSFIKDLPDDMEDRAILRAIVSLAQGLGLDVLAEGVEEEEQKLFLLENGCLMAQGFLFAKPMSAQACEEYLRQN from the coding sequence ATGCGCACCATGATGAGTTCTTTGCGTATTGTCTTTTTTTATACTTTTTTTGGAATTTTATGGATTTTATTTTCCGATGCACTTTTAAGCTTTTTTATTGACGATGCTAATACCCTGAGTGCTTTGCAAACGTATAAAGGGCTTTTTTTTGTTGTGATTACATCGTTATTGTTGTATTTTCTGATTAAACGTAAAATAGATGAAATTAATGCCATACAAGAAAGGCTCTTAGAGCATCAACAACGCTTAGAGTATGTAATTGAGGGGGCAAATTTAGGCTATTGGGATTGGGATTATGTTCATAATTCTCAGTGGGTGAATGATAAATGGCTTTTCTTTTTGGGCTTAAAGCGTGAGGATATTGAAGCGTCGGTTACGGATTGGTCAAATCGTATTCATCCAAGCGATAAAATTATTGCGCAAAAGGCCATTGAAAGTACTATTCGCCATAATAAGCCTTACGTTATCGAATTTCGTATGTTACATAAAGATGGGCATTGGGTTTGGATTGAGGGTTCTGGTGCGGTGGTAAAACGGGATGAAAAAACAGGAGCACCGCTAAGGCTTGCAGGAACCCATCGTGACATTAGTGAGCGTAAGCATTCACAAGCTGAGATGCTTTTTTTAGCACTCAATGATCCTTTAACGAAACTACCAAACCGCATTTATTTACGAGAAGAGTTTGAAAAACGTTGCATGAATGAATTGCCCTCAATGGCATTTTTATTTTTAGATTTGGATTATTTTAAAACGATTAATGATATGTACGGTCACTCTGTGGGTGATAAAGTGATTAAAATCGTAGCAAAACGCTTTGAAAAATGCCTTCAAGAGAATGATTTTTTAGCACGTGTGGGTGGTGATGAGTTTGTTGTTTTAACGGAGGGACATTTACATGTAAGCACATTGTGTGAAGCATTGGTTGCTAGTTTACTTGAACCCATTTTTTTGGAAAAAGATGTTTTTTCATTGGGTGTAAGTATTGGTGTTGCGCTTTCTCCACACGATGGTACCAATTTTGAAGCCTTGTTTAAAAATGCAGATACGGCGATGTATGAGGCAAAAAGTAGAGGAAAAAATAGGTATGTTTTTTACACACAAGATATGACCGATACCATTTTTAGAGCCAGTAAATTAGATACAGAGATGAAACGAGCTATCGAAAGGGATGAATTTATTGTCTATTATCAACCACAGATTGATTTACAAACAGGTGGCGTTGTGGGGATTGAAGCTTTAGTACGTTGGAATGACCCTATTAAAGGGATGATTCCTCCTAATGCATTTATTCCAAGAGCTGAAGAGAATCGTATGATTATTCCTTTGGGTGAGATGGTAATGAAAAAGGCTTTATCTCAGCTCAAAGTGTGGCAAGATGAGAAGCTTTTTAAAGGAAGAATGGCGATTAATATTTCAGGGATACAAATGGAGGAGGAAAATTTTGTTGAAAAAATTGAGACCTTACGTCAAGGCATAGGGGTTGATGCTTCTAGTATTGAATTAGAGATGACCGAAAGTTATATTATGACGAAAGCAGCCTCTTCTATTGCCATGCTTCAAGAACTCAAACAATTAGGGTTTAGTATTTCTGTGGATGATTTTGGCACAGGGTACTCTTCTTTGAGCTATCTTAAACAGTTGCCCTTAGATAAGCTTAAGATTGATCGCTCTTTTATTAAAGATTTACCTGATGATATGGAAGATAGAGCTATTTTACGAGCAATTGTCTCTTTAGCACAAGGCTTAGGATTGGATGTTTTAGCGGAGGGTGTTGAAGAAGAAGAACAAAAGCTGTTTTTACTTGAAAATGGGTGTTTGATGGCGCAAGGGTTTTTATTTGCTAAGCCCATGAGTGCGCAGGCATGTGAGGAGTATCTTCGTCAAAACTAA
- a CDS encoding sensor histidine kinase, with product MNYRYSYIFTALLALGLITLIAQVFKTGLGLVNIALIHLIPIMVVSLRGNFLATSFIAMIAIVFFNVLYVPPVYSFNVYDVIYFWSFAIFLLVGYIITWQAQKIQTNEIRDILLSTLSHDLKTPLSSILGSTTLLLEDTKMSEHARRNLLNDIKHSSDKMHRLINNLLDNARLKDKRLKLHMNWCDLEDSLNIALNDFEESYIERHVTVDISPNLELYWGDENLLNRLFANLLDNAFKYSNQNKQIVIRLFQEPKKVKITFFNESNPFKEHALKSMFDRFYRLENTGDISGSGIGLFICHSIVTAHGGKISAYNQYNGICFEITLPIAKRPKNLQNEL from the coding sequence TTGAACTATCGCTATAGCTATATTTTTACCGCTTTACTTGCTTTAGGGCTTATCACACTTATCGCTCAAGTGTTCAAAACAGGACTAGGGCTTGTGAATATTGCATTAATTCATCTCATCCCTATCATGGTGGTTTCCCTTCGAGGCAATTTTCTTGCAACATCTTTTATTGCGATGATCGCCATTGTATTTTTTAACGTTCTTTATGTGCCTCCCGTTTACAGTTTCAATGTCTATGATGTGATTTACTTTTGGAGCTTTGCTATTTTTTTATTGGTGGGCTACATCATCACATGGCAAGCTCAAAAAATACAAACCAATGAGATACGCGATATTCTTCTCAGCACGCTCTCTCACGACCTTAAAACACCACTTTCTTCTATTTTAGGCTCAACAACGCTCCTTTTGGAGGACACGAAAATGAGCGAACACGCACGAAGAAACCTCTTAAATGACATCAAACACAGCTCCGATAAAATGCACCGACTCATCAACAATCTTTTGGATAATGCACGACTAAAAGACAAACGGCTCAAACTTCATATGAATTGGTGTGATTTGGAAGATAGCCTAAATATCGCGCTGAACGACTTTGAAGAATCCTACATCGAGCGCCATGTCACCGTCGATATAAGCCCTAATCTTGAGCTGTATTGGGGTGATGAAAATCTTTTGAATCGTCTTTTTGCCAATTTATTGGACAATGCGTTTAAATACTCCAATCAAAATAAACAGATTGTGATTCGCCTCTTTCAAGAACCTAAAAAGGTGAAAATCACTTTTTTTAACGAGAGCAATCCCTTTAAAGAACATGCCCTTAAATCGATGTTTGACAGATTTTATCGTCTTGAAAATACGGGTGATATTTCAGGCAGTGGCATTGGGCTTTTTATTTGCCATAGCATTGTCACCGCACATGGTGGAAAAATCAGTGCTTACAATCAGTACAATGGTATCTGCTTTGAAATCACTCTGCCCATTGCCAAACGCCCTAAAAACCTGCAAAATGAGCTTTGA
- the queA gene encoding tRNA preQ1(34) S-adenosylmethionine ribosyltransferase-isomerase QueA codes for MDPLLKTTYDYTLPPELIATHPMEPRDEARLLVFNRQTGTLTHTLFKELFQFLPENSAVILNDTKVVKARVFGKKQSGGEIELLLNAPLHENFYSVYIRGRVKEKMRLFFDEALEAEVVELKEDGTRIVAFFRDKVPLHTKALFDTLETIGHIPLPPYIKREDTKEDTIDYQTVFAKEQGAVAAPTASLHFTDSMFEALKQRYETHFLTLHVGAGTFKPVEAEHIADHVMHSEMYAIPEITCKLIDSQKPLLAVGTTVTRSVEYYARTKESMGKCNLFLHPNNPPLRINHLLTNFHLPKSTLIMLVASFVGIEKTLELYEEAVKEQYRFFSYGDAMLII; via the coding sequence ATCGATCCGCTTTTAAAAACAACGTACGATTATACGCTTCCACCAGAGCTTATCGCCACACATCCTATGGAACCACGAGATGAGGCGAGGCTTTTGGTCTTTAATCGTCAAACGGGTACACTCACGCATACCCTTTTTAAAGAGCTTTTTCAGTTTTTACCTGAGAACAGTGCTGTCATTCTTAACGATACAAAAGTTGTAAAAGCACGTGTTTTTGGGAAAAAACAAAGCGGTGGGGAGATTGAACTGCTCTTAAATGCTCCCTTGCATGAAAATTTTTACTCGGTGTATATTCGTGGGCGGGTGAAAGAAAAGATGAGACTCTTTTTTGATGAAGCCCTTGAAGCAGAAGTGGTGGAATTAAAAGAAGATGGCACACGTATTGTTGCTTTTTTTCGCGACAAAGTACCTTTGCACACCAAAGCACTTTTTGATACGTTAGAGACCATTGGACATATTCCTTTGCCACCTTATATCAAACGAGAAGACACAAAAGAAGACACCATAGATTATCAAACCGTCTTTGCCAAAGAGCAAGGGGCAGTAGCAGCACCCACCGCATCCTTACATTTTACAGACAGTATGTTTGAAGCACTTAAACAGCGCTACGAAACCCATTTTTTAACGTTACATGTAGGTGCTGGAACGTTTAAGCCTGTTGAAGCAGAACATATTGCAGATCACGTCATGCACTCGGAGATGTATGCTATTCCAGAGATTACATGTAAACTGATTGATTCACAAAAACCGCTTCTAGCCGTTGGGACAACCGTGACCAGAAGCGTTGAGTATTACGCAAGAACCAAAGAATCTATGGGAAAATGTAATCTTTTTTTACACCCCAACAATCCGCCCTTACGCATCAATCATCTTTTAACCAATTTTCATCTACCAAAATCAACATTGATTATGTTAGTAGCTTCCTTTGTAGGAATTGAAAAAACGCTAGAACTCTACGAAGAAGCCGTAAAAGAGCAGTACCGCTTTTTCTCTTACGGCGATGCAATGCTTATTATTTAA
- a CDS encoding flagellar basal body rod C-terminal domain-containing protein — MQVNANAMMAMSNWMGNNAHNVANVNTDEFKATQTTLSNQSGSVVAQSRATQSGTDLANELSEQVVIEASFEANTKPIQTQNEMLGSLLDMKA; from the coding sequence ATGCAAGTCAATGCAAACGCTATGATGGCAATGAGCAATTGGATGGGAAATAATGCCCACAATGTTGCCAATGTCAATACAGATGAATTTAAAGCAACCCAAACAACCCTTAGCAACCAAAGTGGTAGCGTTGTTGCACAAAGCAGAGCTACACAAAGCGGCACGGATTTGGCAAACGAATTAAGTGAGCAAGTGGTCATTGAAGCCAGTTTTGAAGCCAACACCAAACCCATTCAAACCCAAAATGAGATGTTGGGAAGCTTACTTGATATGAAAGCCTAA
- the tatC gene encoding twin-arginine translocase subunit TatC, giving the protein MFDELKPHLAELRKRLGISLAVVIVMFVICFSFWQPILDWMIAPLREVLPTGSSVIFTGVQEPFFTAMKVAFFAGFIVSLPVIFWQFWLFVAPGLYDNEKRLVIPFVLAATLMFLLGAAFCYYIVVPLAFAFLIGFGSALFTALPSIGEYVGFFTKILVGFGLSFEMPVIIFFFAKLGLVDDKGLKEFFRYAIIIIFILAAMLTPPDILSQFLMAAPLIILYGVSILVAKAVNPYVAPEEDNQEHDDETPKED; this is encoded by the coding sequence ATGTTTGATGAGTTAAAACCGCATTTAGCTGAACTTCGTAAGCGCCTTGGTATCTCTTTAGCCGTTGTCATTGTTATGTTCGTTATCTGTTTCTCTTTTTGGCAACCCATTTTAGATTGGATGATAGCCCCACTGAGAGAAGTTTTACCCACAGGAAGCAGTGTTATTTTCACAGGGGTTCAAGAACCTTTCTTTACCGCTATGAAGGTGGCATTTTTTGCAGGGTTTATTGTCTCTTTGCCTGTTATTTTTTGGCAATTTTGGCTTTTTGTAGCACCTGGTCTTTATGACAATGAAAAACGCCTTGTGATTCCTTTTGTATTGGCTGCAACCCTTATGTTTCTCTTGGGTGCCGCGTTTTGTTATTATATTGTTGTACCATTGGCATTTGCGTTTTTAATTGGCTTTGGTAGTGCACTTTTTACAGCCTTGCCTAGTATTGGTGAATATGTTGGGTTTTTTACTAAAATATTAGTAGGCTTTGGGCTCTCGTTTGAAATGCCTGTCATCATCTTTTTCTTTGCAAAATTAGGTTTGGTCGATGATAAAGGCTTAAAAGAGTTTTTCCGTTATGCCATTATTATTATTTTTATTTTAGCAGCTATGCTGACACCTCCTGATATTCTCTCCCAATTTCTAATGGCAGCACCGCTGATTATTTTGTACGGTGTTTCTATTTTGGTGGCAAAAGCAGTTAACCCTTATGTCGCACCTGAAGAGGACAATCAAGAACATGATGATGAAACACCAAAAGAGGACTAA
- a CDS encoding TonB-dependent receptor, with translation MKSPKGFRGKYFSLAAILALNATVTLASEGQSVVDTEKQLYAPKAESSSETSAVLEETSAPVVVISKKIKLSEVGAPFASEIYTKKEIEKSHSKDIYEFLNTQTSISTLPVYGNPFSQKVDMRGYGLGDGYQNTVISVNGRRLNTIDMVPQLLSSIPLDSIEKVEIIKGSGSVEYGDGANAGVINIITKDYEGAVIRSYMGDNGLKFGSLGLGIKEDKFSISGYIDDYSHDGFKDVANDGTKDESWSRNKVISATWTPIDDLTLNVSKSFSKMNVNYSNSLSYAEYKNGELDKIKGYTEQYFSSNVLSVGANYKINQKFSLDAQFFDEDKVSKFVSYGSKSTYDYKSFDTKLLYSNTSLKALVGVQGFDGKRDGGSNTTSKENLGVYARADYLFNQHTFSTGMREEKVNYEYKSATQELESDTSLQAYDVGYNYKINAKTSFFTNFNHSYQAPDVDRFFNMGGTFNGFIKPMEADTINLGFNYMRYPHTFKTTLFYAWVDDEIYFNPITYKNTNLKETEKRGFELSERYQMLSNLFTILNYTYVDTKIVDDGYGGVYNGKEIPGVSPHTLKVSLGYNPIKAVTLLLSETYKSRAYAIDNFSGSYGKMESYSVTDVSATYTYKNYEVYAKINNLFNEKNAMFIDFGGATPSVYPINYERTFLVGFSAKF, from the coding sequence ATGAAAAGTCCAAAAGGATTTCGAGGGAAGTATTTTAGCTTGGCAGCGATACTTGCTTTAAATGCAACCGTGACACTTGCCAGTGAAGGGCAAAGTGTGGTGGACACTGAAAAGCAACTCTATGCACCCAAAGCAGAATCTTCATCCGAAACATCAGCGGTGCTTGAAGAGACAAGTGCACCTGTTGTGGTTATCTCAAAAAAAATTAAGCTCAGCGAAGTTGGTGCGCCATTTGCATCTGAAATTTACACTAAAAAAGAGATAGAAAAATCTCACTCCAAAGACATCTACGAATTTTTAAATACACAAACATCGATTTCAACCCTGCCTGTATATGGAAACCCTTTTTCGCAAAAAGTTGATATGCGTGGGTATGGATTAGGTGATGGTTATCAAAATACCGTCATTTCTGTTAATGGAAGACGTTTAAATACTATTGATATGGTTCCACAACTCTTATCGTCTATTCCCCTTGATAGCATTGAAAAAGTAGAAATTATTAAAGGAAGTGGTTCGGTTGAATACGGTGATGGAGCCAATGCGGGTGTTATTAATATTATCACCAAAGATTACGAAGGTGCTGTCATTCGAAGTTATATGGGCGATAATGGTTTAAAGTTTGGCTCGTTAGGGCTTGGCATTAAAGAAGATAAATTTTCCATTTCAGGGTACATTGATGACTATAGCCATGATGGTTTTAAAGACGTTGCCAATGATGGCACAAAAGATGAAAGCTGGAGTCGCAATAAAGTCATAAGTGCCACATGGACGCCTATTGATGATTTGACATTGAATGTAAGTAAATCATTTTCAAAAATGAATGTGAATTATTCTAATTCCCTAAGCTATGCAGAGTATAAAAACGGTGAATTAGATAAAATCAAAGGCTATACGGAGCAATATTTTAGTTCGAATGTCTTAAGTGTTGGAGCCAATTATAAAATCAATCAAAAATTCTCTTTAGATGCGCAATTCTTTGATGAAGATAAAGTTTCTAAATTTGTGAGCTATGGCTCAAAAAGCACGTATGATTATAAAAGTTTTGATACAAAATTACTTTACAGCAATACCTCATTGAAAGCCTTGGTGGGTGTTCAAGGTTTTGATGGAAAAAGAGATGGCGGAAGCAATACCACAAGCAAAGAAAACCTTGGTGTCTATGCAAGAGCGGATTATCTTTTCAATCAGCACACCTTCTCAACAGGTATGAGAGAAGAAAAAGTGAACTATGAGTATAAAAGTGCGACACAAGAATTAGAATCTGATACGTCTCTTCAAGCCTATGATGTGGGTTACAATTATAAAATCAATGCGAAAACATCTTTTTTTACTAATTTTAATCATTCGTATCAAGCGCCTGATGTTGATAGATTTTTTAATATGGGTGGTACCTTTAATGGTTTTATTAAACCCATGGAAGCAGATACTATCAATTTAGGGTTTAATTACATGCGTTATCCTCATACCTTTAAAACGACCCTTTTTTACGCATGGGTGGATGATGAGATTTATTTCAATCCAATTACGTACAAAAATACAAATCTTAAAGAGACAGAAAAAAGAGGTTTTGAGCTTTCCGAGCGTTATCAAATGCTTTCCAATCTTTTCACCATTTTGAATTACACCTATGTGGATACCAAAATTGTGGATGATGGGTATGGAGGAGTGTATAATGGCAAAGAGATTCCAGGTGTTTCACCGCATACGCTTAAAGTAAGTCTAGGATACAACCCTATCAAAGCAGTGACACTCCTTTTATCGGAAACCTATAAATCAAGGGCGTATGCCATTGATAATTTTAGTGGTTCCTATGGAAAAATGGAGAGTTATTCGGTAACGGATGTATCAGCAACGTATACCTATAAAAATTATGAAGTCTATGCAAAAATCAATAACCTTTTTAATGAGAAAAATGCCATGTTTATAGATTTTGGTGGGGCAACGCCTAGTGTGTATCCTATCAACTATGAGCGTACCTTTCTTGTTGGCTTTAGTGCGAAATTTTAA
- a CDS encoding AMP-dependent synthetase/ligase translates to MHRTDTTLFHMFLRTCEENREKKAFIYTVAQTEFEVSYEKLFEDVLVLARAFKAKKITKKSKVMFVCDNRYEWMVTDLALVSLGAIGIPRGCDTPSQELAFILNHSGAEFFIVENEQMYQRYEAILPASLEAIFIVEAPSVHSFLSNLYSYQDILKDRAIHTDEIEAFIQSQEALDAEDIVTIIYTSGTTGTPKGVPLSHENIMYNVREIPPLIALQSTDMWVSILPSWHIFERAAEYVALSRGCCTVYSSIKTFAADLEQYKPTIVATVPRLWESMYTKINTTLEKTDAKKAKIFKKLIAISIAYKRAKRVIDDELPCFKKPSFFVTCKEKIVAYLTCFFLYPFYSIAQKKLALVQEKFGGRLRLAVSGGGALPDFLDAWIDAIGIRIVNAYGMSECAPVISGRALQCNTFSTLGLPVKGTTLKIVTKEGASLDAGEIGEIWVKGEQVMHGYYNNPEENAKSFSEDGFFKTGDLGKLTLKGELIITGRSKEIIVLANGENVDPSRIESTLSMLPFISDAILVGHTKKGLGALIVPDFEKLKEYVAVNFDKVVHTIEQVMEDQHIVAKLKSEMNAMLHQKEGFKPFEKLQNIHFLDQEFTVGEELTNTLKKKRHVIEKKYKEIIDKFIH, encoded by the coding sequence TTGCATCGTACGGATACTACACTTTTTCATATGTTTCTTCGAACATGTGAAGAGAACAGAGAAAAAAAAGCCTTTATTTATACCGTTGCTCAAACTGAGTTTGAGGTCAGTTACGAAAAATTGTTTGAAGATGTTTTAGTGCTCGCTCGTGCATTTAAAGCTAAAAAAATTACAAAAAAATCTAAAGTGATGTTTGTATGCGATAACCGTTATGAGTGGATGGTGACCGATTTGGCACTGGTCTCATTAGGTGCGATTGGGATTCCTAGAGGATGCGATACCCCATCACAAGAGTTGGCGTTTATTTTAAATCATTCAGGTGCGGAGTTTTTTATTGTCGAAAATGAGCAGATGTATCAGCGCTATGAGGCAATTCTCCCTGCTTCTTTAGAGGCAATCTTTATTGTTGAAGCACCTAGCGTGCACTCTTTTTTGAGTAATCTGTATTCGTATCAGGATATTTTAAAAGACAGAGCCATTCATACGGATGAAATTGAAGCGTTTATTCAAAGTCAAGAAGCGCTGGATGCAGAAGATATTGTCACCATTATTTACACCTCAGGCACCACGGGAACGCCTAAAGGCGTTCCTTTAAGTCATGAAAATATTATGTACAATGTGCGAGAAATTCCGCCACTCATTGCGCTTCAAAGTACGGATATGTGGGTTTCTATTTTACCCTCATGGCATATTTTTGAGCGGGCTGCTGAGTATGTGGCACTTTCACGTGGGTGTTGTACGGTGTACTCGAGCATTAAAACTTTTGCAGCGGATTTGGAGCAGTATAAACCGACCATCGTAGCAACCGTCCCTAGACTTTGGGAGTCTATGTATACAAAGATTAATACCACGCTAGAAAAAACCGACGCAAAAAAAGCTAAAATTTTTAAAAAACTTATTGCTATTTCCATAGCGTATAAACGTGCAAAACGTGTCATAGATGACGAACTTCCCTGTTTTAAAAAGCCCTCATTTTTTGTTACATGTAAAGAAAAAATCGTGGCATATTTGACCTGTTTTTTCCTCTATCCTTTTTATAGCATCGCTCAAAAAAAATTAGCCCTTGTGCAAGAAAAATTTGGAGGAAGACTTCGTTTGGCGGTGAGTGGGGGTGGGGCGTTGCCTGATTTTTTAGATGCGTGGATTGATGCGATTGGTATTCGCATTGTCAATGCATATGGGATGAGTGAGTGTGCGCCTGTTATTTCAGGACGTGCGCTTCAGTGCAATACGTTTTCCACGCTCGGTTTACCTGTTAAAGGCACTACGCTTAAAATTGTCACGAAAGAGGGTGCCTCTTTGGATGCGGGCGAAATAGGCGAGATTTGGGTAAAGGGTGAACAAGTCATGCATGGGTACTATAATAACCCTGAAGAGAATGCTAAAAGTTTCAGCGAAGATGGTTTTTTTAAAACAGGTGATTTGGGAAAATTAACCCTCAAAGGTGAGCTTATCATCACGGGGCGTTCAAAAGAGATCATTGTTCTTGCTAATGGTGAAAATGTTGATCCTTCTCGCATTGAATCGACCCTTTCGATGTTGCCATTTATTAGCGATGCTATTTTAGTAGGTCATACCAAAAAAGGTTTGGGTGCGCTGATTGTTCCTGATTTTGAAAAACTTAAAGAGTATGTAGCGGTGAATTTTGATAAAGTGGTGCATACGATTGAGCAAGTGATGGAAGACCAACATATTGTTGCAAAACTTAAAAGCGAAATGAATGCCATGTTGCATCAAAAAGAGGGATTTAAACCTTTTGAAAAGCTCCAAAATATTCACTTTTTAGACCAAGAGTTTACCGTGGGGGAAGAGTTAACCAACACGCTGAAAAAGAAACGTCATGTGATTGAGAAAAAGTACAAAGAGATTATTGATAAGTTTATACACTAA
- the tatB gene encoding Sec-independent protein translocase protein TatB gives MFGLGFSEILIIAIIAILFLGPEKLPDAMVKGAKFFKSFKNSINDVKSTFEQEMKIQELKDEALTYKKKLDEAATSAKKVITFDELEEIKKTTQGVTDSLKELENSVKESTSFESITTPTEPTLVTSTPTQEPLSEPKKEGNV, from the coding sequence ATGTTTGGTCTAGGCTTTTCTGAAATCCTCATCATTGCCATTATTGCTATTTTATTTTTAGGACCTGAAAAACTTCCTGATGCCATGGTTAAAGGTGCAAAATTTTTCAAATCATTTAAAAACAGCATTAATGATGTCAAAAGCACCTTTGAACAAGAGATGAAAATACAAGAACTCAAAGATGAAGCGCTCACCTATAAGAAAAAATTGGATGAAGCAGCCACCAGTGCAAAAAAAGTGATTACCTTTGATGAGCTTGAAGAGATTAAAAAAACAACGCAAGGTGTGACTGATTCTTTAAAAGAGTTAGAAAACAGTGTGAAAGAGAGTACCTCCTTTGAGTCTATCACAACACCCACTGAGCCAACCCTTGTGACATCAACACCCACACAAGAACCTTTATCTGAACCTAAAAAAGAGGGAAATGTCTAA